The Kitasatospora paranensis genome has a window encoding:
- a CDS encoding MurR/RpiR family transcriptional regulator — MPTEVLNATGRPPFQRQGVRRDPSSSSVSFPVPQVLHLGQRRIRRWSAVTTAGYASAWSEPAELLADAGDELGGAEQLLAHAMLADWPRSALEPAAALLAGTGAGRGDLHRLMSRAGFRDLGELQARVAERLDGQLIDPRARFRARLRPAQIPGLTARMAEQEAANVTATLHGACDDGTLHSAALALLAARQRFVLGTGRSRGLAQLLAADLESVLGRVVLLDGSADRAVEALTDAGPKDVAVAYSVRRYDGWTLRAAGALRERGVLLVAVADVHGSPVARIADQVLTAATSGASFADSPTALVALGHALVTAAAARSKGALRRLERREEANVMLERFLGD; from the coding sequence GTGCCGACCGAAGTCCTGAACGCTACAGGCCGCCCGCCGTTCCAACGCCAGGGAGTCCGCCGTGATCCTTCCTCGTCGTCTGTCTCGTTCCCGGTGCCGCAGGTGCTGCATTTGGGCCAGCGCCGGATCCGTCGGTGGTCGGCGGTGACGACGGCTGGGTACGCGTCGGCGTGGTCCGAGCCCGCGGAGCTGCTGGCCGACGCGGGTGACGAACTGGGCGGCGCCGAGCAGCTGCTGGCCCACGCCATGCTGGCGGACTGGCCGCGGTCGGCGTTGGAGCCGGCGGCGGCTCTGCTGGCCGGGACCGGTGCTGGCCGTGGCGATCTGCACCGGCTGATGAGCAGGGCGGGATTCCGCGACCTGGGCGAGCTGCAGGCGCGGGTCGCCGAGCGCCTCGATGGGCAGCTGATCGACCCGAGGGCGCGGTTCCGGGCTCGTCTGCGGCCGGCTCAGATTCCCGGTCTGACCGCCAGGATGGCTGAGCAGGAGGCCGCGAACGTGACGGCGACGCTGCACGGGGCGTGCGATGACGGTACGTTGCACAGCGCTGCACTGGCCTTGCTGGCGGCCCGGCAGCGGTTCGTCCTCGGCACCGGCCGAAGCCGTGGTCTGGCACAGCTGCTGGCGGCTGATCTGGAGAGCGTTCTGGGTCGTGTCGTCCTTTTGGACGGGAGCGCCGACCGTGCGGTGGAGGCGCTGACCGACGCGGGGCCCAAGGACGTGGCGGTTGCCTACTCGGTGCGCCGGTACGACGGCTGGACGCTTCGTGCGGCGGGTGCTCTGCGTGAGCGCGGTGTGTTGTTGGTGGCCGTCGCGGATGTGCACGGTTCGCCGGTTGCGAGGATCGCCGATCAGGTGCTGACCGCGGCGACCAGTGGCGCTTCCTTCGCCGACTCGCCGACCGCGCTGGTCGCCCTCGGGCATGCGTTGGTGACGGCTGCGGCCGCCCGGTCGAAGGGAGCGCTGCGGCGTCTGGAGCGCAGGGAGGAGGCCAACGTCATGCTGGAACGCTTCCTGGGCGATTGA
- a CDS encoding SMI1/KNR4 family protein, translating to MVSVLAVDRRAVNVHVDWSGVREHVIAVDEAERRARGTEPSSYPLFEPVLTLAEIAEAEAQFGVTLPEEYRTFLAEVGAGGPGPGRLSPLCRINGVWGWQWDTAGHQWRPKIDLESRPRPVLPYRRPRAPPRERHHRRPALTVIKPSVQGRRARLTIATGRRDISAVRGSGARVVAPSGLKAGIPREDHGWFGRAGRCRASGTQVTARG from the coding sequence ATGGTGTCCGTGCTCGCCGTCGATAGGAGAGCCGTGAACGTGCACGTGGACTGGTCAGGAGTCCGGGAACACGTCATCGCCGTCGACGAGGCCGAGCGTCGGGCGCGTGGCACAGAGCCGTCGTCCTACCCGTTGTTCGAACCAGTCCTGACACTCGCCGAGATCGCCGAGGCCGAGGCACAGTTCGGCGTCACGCTCCCTGAGGAGTACCGCACGTTCCTGGCGGAGGTCGGGGCCGGCGGCCCCGGACCAGGCCGCCTCTCGCCATTGTGCCGGATCAACGGGGTCTGGGGATGGCAATGGGACACCGCAGGACATCAATGGAGACCAAAGATCGACCTGGAGTCGCGTCCGCGTCCCGTCCTCCCTTATAGACGTCCTCGCGCGCCACCGCGAGAGCGACATCACCGGAGACCGGCGCTGACTGTGATCAAGCCGAGCGTCCAAGGCAGAAGGGCCCGCCTGACCATCGCCACCGGGCGGAGGGACATTTCGGCGGTTCGCGGGTCCGGGGCAAGGGTCGTAGCCCCGTCGGGTCTGAAGGCCGGGATTCCCAGGGAAGATCATGGGTGGTTCGGGCGGGCTGGACGCTGCCGGGCGAGCGGGACTCAGGTTACGGCGCGTGGTTGA
- a CDS encoding MurR/RpiR family transcriptional regulator — protein sequence MTSADKAHPKRTTTDRTVDHNPAERKAPAPRTPTPAHSAPPQTVLVQIRALLPSLPPAERRVAEAALADPANVAAQTITELAAECRTSETTVMRFCRTLGLKGYPDLRIGLASAASAEESSAGRTAVGPDIGPRDTLADIVAKLGFADARAVEDTVGQLDLHALKRAVEALSSADGIDAYGVGASGLVALDLQQKLHRIGRRINAWVDPHMALTSAALLRGGDVAIGISHTGDTAATVEVLSEAHRNGAITVAITNFPRSAITEYADHVLTTAVRETTFRSGAMASRIAALTVVDCLFVGVAQRSRPRTLRALERTYAAVRSRRL from the coding sequence ATGACCTCAGCTGACAAGGCCCACCCCAAGCGCACCACCACCGACCGGACGGTCGATCACAACCCTGCCGAGCGCAAAGCACCCGCCCCCCGAACCCCCACCCCCGCGCACAGCGCCCCGCCGCAAACCGTCCTCGTTCAGATCAGAGCCCTCCTGCCCTCACTGCCTCCCGCCGAGCGCCGCGTCGCCGAGGCAGCACTCGCCGACCCGGCGAACGTGGCCGCACAGACCATCACCGAGCTGGCCGCCGAATGCCGAACCTCCGAGACCACCGTGATGCGCTTCTGCCGCACCCTCGGCCTCAAGGGCTACCCCGACCTGCGGATCGGCCTGGCCTCCGCAGCCAGCGCCGAGGAAAGCAGCGCCGGCCGGACAGCTGTCGGGCCTGACATCGGACCACGCGACACGCTGGCCGACATCGTCGCAAAACTCGGCTTCGCCGACGCCCGCGCCGTGGAAGACACCGTCGGCCAACTGGACCTCCACGCCCTCAAACGAGCCGTGGAAGCGCTATCGTCGGCAGACGGCATCGACGCATACGGGGTCGGCGCCAGCGGCCTGGTGGCACTGGACCTCCAGCAGAAACTGCACCGCATCGGCCGCAGGATAAACGCCTGGGTCGACCCACACATGGCATTGACCTCCGCCGCCCTGCTGCGCGGTGGCGATGTGGCGATCGGCATCTCGCATACTGGCGACACTGCCGCGACGGTCGAAGTGCTTTCGGAAGCACACCGCAACGGCGCCATCACCGTGGCCATCACCAACTTTCCGCGCTCGGCCATCACCGAATACGCCGACCATGTGCTGACCACGGCGGTGCGTGAGACGACGTTCCGCTCTGGGGCGATGGCCAGCCGGATCGCGGCGCTGACCGTCGTCGACTGTCTGTTCGTCGGGGTGGCCCAGCGCAGCCGCCCCCGGACACTCAGGGCTCTGGAGCGCACCTACGCCGCAGTGCGCAGCCGCCGCCTATAA
- a CDS encoding PucR family transcriptional regulator ligand-binding domain-containing protein, with the protein MPLTVRDLLAIPALRLQLAAGAAGLGRTVEAAHASESMTPSMWMEGGEVVMTTGLLFGPGPEDQADFVADLDRGRAAALILGIGSSLPCRHVPQELATAAEARGLPLLTVPERTPLAAITKTVFDARAAEERRLLERTLRTQRRLTAAAASADGLTDLLSAWHQATGVAVIVCDVLA; encoded by the coding sequence ATGCCACTCACCGTCCGCGATCTCCTGGCCATCCCCGCCCTGCGTCTGCAGCTAGCCGCCGGCGCGGCAGGGCTCGGCCGCACCGTGGAGGCCGCACACGCCTCCGAGAGCATGACCCCTTCCATGTGGATGGAAGGCGGAGAGGTGGTCATGACCACCGGCCTGCTCTTTGGCCCAGGCCCCGAAGACCAGGCCGACTTCGTCGCCGACCTCGACCGCGGACGCGCCGCGGCCCTGATACTCGGCATCGGCTCGTCCCTGCCGTGCCGTCACGTACCGCAGGAACTCGCCACGGCAGCCGAGGCGCGCGGCCTGCCCCTGCTCACCGTCCCCGAACGCACTCCGCTCGCCGCGATCACGAAAACAGTCTTCGACGCCCGCGCCGCAGAAGAACGCCGCCTGCTGGAGCGCACCCTGCGCACCCAGCGACGCCTCACCGCAGCCGCGGCATCCGCCGACGGACTCACCGACCTGCTCTCCGCCTGGCACCAGGCGACGGGCGTCGCCGTCATCGTCTGTGACGTGCTGGCCTGA
- a CDS encoding S9 family peptidase → MDGVVEDLLPVGFNARSRLHEYGGRAWRPVGLPDDGSGRGATGLVFVDWHDQRLWVAGPGVQPVPLTAVVPDGGGGPAVRYGDLVAPSGRAEVWCVRESVGAHPREVVREVVAVPMDGSAALDPSRVRVLAGGYDFLACPRQSPDGRYLSWIGWNHPHMPWDESELCVVALDGGEDAGYRVLAGGRGCSVAQAEWRDADTLWAVTDPDGWWNLHLVPADGGEVRAVAPRQEEFAGALWKPGAAWFAPLPDGRVVAVHGTGSSRRLGVVDPSDDSVRDLPLPYTDFAATVHAADGKAVCVAGSPDSHHRVVLADLTAAATGDGIHESVTGGDSGALRFADWLPQPYAEVFHRPDGQAVHAVLYPPRNADHRVAADELPPWVVFVHGGPTGSSPMALDLEVAYFTSRGIGVVDVDYGGSTGYGRTYRERLRGTWGLVDVGDCAAVARGLVARGLADERRLAVRGGSAGGWTAVASLTRAGLYAGAVSHYGITDPVAWAANTHDFESRYLDGLIGPLPEAADQYAERSPVLNAHRASGPALLMHGLEDVIVEPQQSRVFAEALAAAGVPCTLLELPGEQHGWRQGRRSPPF, encoded by the coding sequence GTGGACGGTGTGGTGGAGGATTTGCTGCCCGTAGGGTTCAACGCCCGCAGCCGGTTGCACGAGTACGGCGGTCGTGCCTGGCGGCCTGTCGGGTTGCCGGATGATGGTTCGGGGCGCGGTGCCACTGGTCTGGTGTTCGTCGATTGGCACGATCAGCGCCTGTGGGTGGCGGGTCCGGGTGTGCAGCCGGTGCCGTTGACGGCGGTGGTGCCGGATGGCGGTGGCGGCCCTGCGGTGCGCTACGGCGACCTTGTCGCGCCGTCCGGCCGGGCGGAGGTGTGGTGCGTGCGGGAGAGCGTGGGCGCACATCCGCGCGAGGTTGTGCGGGAGGTGGTGGCGGTGCCTATGGACGGGTCCGCCGCGCTGGACCCGTCTCGGGTGCGGGTGCTGGCCGGTGGCTACGACTTCCTGGCCTGTCCGCGGCAGTCCCCGGATGGGCGGTATTTGTCATGGATCGGCTGGAATCATCCGCATATGCCGTGGGATGAGAGCGAGTTGTGCGTCGTGGCGCTGGACGGTGGTGAGGACGCCGGGTATCGCGTCCTGGCGGGCGGCAGGGGGTGCTCGGTCGCTCAGGCGGAGTGGCGGGACGCCGACACCCTGTGGGCGGTCACCGATCCGGACGGGTGGTGGAACCTGCACCTTGTTCCGGCCGACGGCGGTGAGGTCCGTGCGGTCGCGCCGCGGCAGGAGGAGTTCGCCGGGGCGCTGTGGAAGCCGGGGGCGGCGTGGTTCGCGCCGCTGCCCGATGGGCGGGTGGTCGCGGTGCACGGGACGGGCAGCAGCCGCCGGCTGGGGGTAGTCGATCCGTCCGACGACAGTGTGCGTGATCTGCCGCTGCCGTACACGGACTTCGCTGCGACGGTGCACGCGGCCGACGGGAAGGCAGTCTGCGTGGCGGGCTCGCCGGACTCGCACCACCGTGTCGTGCTGGCCGACCTGACCGCCGCAGCCACCGGCGATGGCATCCATGAGTCGGTGACGGGAGGCGACAGCGGTGCGCTGCGTTTCGCCGACTGGCTGCCGCAGCCGTACGCGGAGGTGTTCCACCGGCCGGACGGACAGGCCGTACACGCGGTGCTGTACCCGCCGCGCAACGCGGATCACCGTGTGGCGGCAGACGAGTTGCCGCCGTGGGTGGTGTTCGTCCATGGCGGCCCGACCGGCAGCTCACCCATGGCGCTCGATTTGGAGGTCGCGTACTTCACCAGCCGCGGTATCGGCGTGGTGGACGTCGACTACGGCGGCTCCACCGGGTACGGACGGACCTACCGCGAGCGGCTGCGCGGCACCTGGGGCCTGGTGGACGTTGGAGACTGCGCGGCCGTGGCGCGCGGCCTAGTCGCGCGCGGGCTCGCCGACGAGCGACGCCTGGCGGTGCGCGGCGGCAGCGCGGGCGGCTGGACGGCCGTGGCCTCACTCACGCGGGCGGGCCTATACGCGGGCGCTGTCTCGCATTACGGCATCACCGACCCTGTTGCGTGGGCCGCCAACACGCACGACTTCGAGTCCCGCTACCTGGACGGTCTGATCGGTCCCCTGCCGGAGGCGGCCGACCAGTACGCGGAACGGTCGCCGGTGCTCAACGCGCACCGGGCGAGCGGTCCGGCGCTGCTGATGCATGGGCTGGAGGACGTCATCGTCGAGCCGCAGCAGTCGCGGGTGTTCGCCGAGGCGCTGGCCGCCGCCGGCGTGCCCTGCACGCTGCTGGAACTACCGGGGGAGCAGCACGGGTGGCGGCAGGGGAGACGATCGCCACCGTTCTGA
- a CDS encoding DUF3370 family protein: MDNRPTPSRRRLLSLTPALLVGAALPLGATTARAATGNSRRPTPSTMTNTSIGAGSWTTGTPTSPGPTVPREQLLQLPGGPSGAEMFVSNNPESFTGPGWLAQCGRTTTNRGGASHPLTGTFPVYVYHQNSTGGTVYLHVLASNPGSSAVTVQATGAIWTNSQKPLVQDPAQRAGTGPCYATSQDFAAGTTRPYLSPTTVNPGTMVEVAKVAMTSSIVDGLLDVTTTGGVYVYTAVTTTGSTATAINYTQNDSQAAPGDIIGQTDTTYGREAGVYAASRWDTGVCDIDVAPAGSYLGLAVNTTQRQVAALDQTVPATAALSDSSQRSWGNYGMRYAIRTRLTNSSAQTRTVVLTFASNVTGTTDVPGDTWNGAAAVSVNGGSPQIITLYVRPTVPRCEIGRYTLPAGSSTLVELDFEVPGLITAGSQLLLESI, encoded by the coding sequence ATGGACAACCGCCCAACCCCTTCGCGCCGCCGCCTGCTCAGCCTCACCCCCGCCCTGCTCGTCGGCGCAGCACTGCCCCTCGGCGCGACCACGGCCCGGGCCGCAACCGGCAACAGCCGCCGCCCGACGCCCAGCACGATGACGAACACGAGCATCGGCGCCGGGTCCTGGACCACGGGCACGCCCACGTCGCCCGGGCCGACCGTCCCCCGCGAGCAGCTGCTCCAGCTGCCCGGCGGCCCGTCCGGCGCAGAGATGTTCGTGTCCAACAACCCCGAGTCCTTCACCGGCCCCGGCTGGCTCGCCCAGTGCGGCCGTACCACCACCAACCGCGGAGGCGCCTCCCACCCGCTGACCGGCACATTCCCGGTGTACGTCTACCACCAGAACAGCACGGGCGGGACGGTCTACCTCCACGTACTCGCGTCGAACCCGGGGAGCTCCGCCGTCACCGTCCAGGCCACGGGCGCAATCTGGACCAATTCGCAGAAGCCGCTCGTCCAGGATCCGGCGCAGCGCGCCGGAACGGGGCCCTGTTACGCCACGTCGCAGGACTTTGCCGCCGGCACCACCCGCCCCTACCTCTCCCCCACAACCGTCAACCCCGGCACGATGGTGGAGGTAGCCAAGGTTGCCATGACCTCCTCCATCGTCGATGGCCTCCTGGACGTCACCACCACAGGTGGCGTCTACGTCTACACGGCCGTGACCACCACCGGCAGCACGGCCACCGCGATCAACTACACCCAGAACGACAGCCAGGCCGCACCGGGCGACATCATCGGCCAGACCGACACCACCTACGGCCGAGAGGCCGGCGTCTACGCCGCCTCCCGCTGGGACACCGGCGTGTGCGACATCGACGTTGCACCTGCCGGCTCCTACCTGGGCCTGGCCGTCAACACCACCCAGCGCCAGGTCGCCGCTCTCGACCAGACCGTGCCCGCCACGGCCGCCCTGTCCGACTCCTCTCAGCGCAGCTGGGGCAACTACGGCATGCGCTACGCGATCCGCACGCGCCTGACCAACTCCTCCGCGCAGACCAGGACCGTCGTTCTCACGTTCGCTTCCAACGTCACCGGCACGACCGATGTGCCGGGCGACACCTGGAACGGCGCGGCCGCAGTGTCCGTCAACGGCGGATCCCCCCAGATCATCACCCTCTACGTGCGACCCACCGTGCCACGCTGCGAAATCGGCCGCTATACGCTCCCGGCAGGCAGCAGCACTCTCGTCGAACTGGACTTCGAGGTCCCGGGGCTGATCACGGCAGGCTCCCAGCTCCTCCTCGAAAGTATCTGA
- a CDS encoding M55 family metallopeptidase translates to MRIMISADMEGVTGVTWPDDVEPGTASWDRMRRFLTSDVNACVAGLFAGGASEVMVNEAHYTQRNVLIEDLDDRATLLTGRHKPLGMMHGVQDADGVVMLGYHTGAGEEGVLAHTYLGTGLVDFRIDGEAADEGRMNALVAAEHGVPVLLVTGDDLTCAAAGRWAPQARTAAVKRAVSRYAAICLTPARSAALIEAEARAAVQSAATARRPTGGPAEHRFEVTFHATHQAAAVEAVPTVDRTGPRTVAYTAPTATDGARTFKVCTTVAASAAEAHYG, encoded by the coding sequence GTGCGCATCATGATTTCCGCCGACATGGAGGGCGTCACGGGCGTCACCTGGCCGGACGACGTGGAGCCGGGCACCGCCTCCTGGGACCGGATGCGACGCTTCCTGACCAGTGACGTCAACGCGTGCGTGGCCGGTCTGTTCGCCGGAGGCGCGAGCGAGGTGATGGTCAACGAGGCCCACTACACGCAGCGGAACGTCCTGATCGAGGACCTGGACGACCGCGCGACCCTTCTGACGGGCCGTCACAAGCCGCTCGGCATGATGCACGGCGTGCAGGACGCCGACGGTGTGGTCATGCTCGGCTACCACACCGGGGCCGGCGAGGAGGGCGTGCTCGCCCACACCTACCTCGGAACGGGCCTGGTCGACTTCCGCATCGACGGCGAGGCGGCCGACGAGGGCCGAATGAACGCCCTGGTCGCCGCTGAGCACGGTGTTCCGGTGCTGCTCGTGACCGGTGACGACCTGACCTGCGCCGCCGCCGGGCGCTGGGCGCCGCAGGCACGGACGGCCGCGGTAAAGCGGGCTGTGAGCCGGTACGCCGCGATCTGCCTGACGCCCGCCCGGAGCGCGGCGCTGATCGAGGCGGAGGCCCGGGCCGCCGTCCAGTCAGCAGCCACTGCCCGGCGACCGACCGGCGGGCCCGCGGAACACCGCTTCGAGGTGACCTTCCACGCCACCCACCAGGCTGCGGCGGTGGAGGCCGTGCCGACGGTGGACCGGACCGGCCCGCGCACCGTCGCCTACACCGCGCCGACCGCCACCGACGGTGCTCGGACGTTCAAGGTGTGCACCACCGTGGCGGCGTCGGCCGCCGAGGCGCACTACGGCTGA
- a CDS encoding helix-turn-helix domain-containing protein, translated as MQPLGAARLRGFVLLVGASSAESRLLGSVLVSLLSVELERRHLADEPRRRHRTAVLARLFSAEISASRADALLASVNLPARPLRAVAVRIATDTALAGVRRPEATTPSRAAGEAAEVAADLALAIPGGLARVAGDSVEAVVPDGTDTLALLARFAPGRPAGIGPPVAPQHAALSLRQAVALLPVSKEAGRPVTATEAGSVRLLLSLGSPALLASFADTTLAPLDAADPSGELLETLRVWLETNGSWAETSALLGLHRHTVQNRIAKIGKLTGRRMDRAEDRVDLWLALRAREAAGQ; from the coding sequence GTGCAACCCCTCGGAGCCGCCCGGCTACGGGGCTTCGTACTGCTCGTCGGCGCGAGCAGCGCCGAATCCAGGCTTCTGGGGAGTGTCCTCGTCTCGCTCCTGTCGGTCGAACTCGAACGCCGTCACCTCGCCGACGAGCCGCGCCGTCGCCACCGCACAGCCGTACTAGCCCGCCTGTTCAGCGCCGAAATCAGCGCCTCCCGAGCCGACGCGCTGCTGGCCTCGGTGAACCTGCCCGCCCGCCCACTGCGTGCCGTGGCCGTCCGCATCGCCACCGACACGGCCCTCGCAGGCGTACGCCGACCAGAAGCAACCACCCCCTCAAGAGCAGCAGGTGAGGCCGCGGAAGTCGCCGCCGACCTCGCCCTCGCCATACCCGGCGGCCTCGCCCGAGTCGCCGGCGACAGCGTCGAGGCCGTCGTGCCCGACGGCACCGACACCCTCGCCCTCCTCGCCCGCTTCGCCCCCGGCCGCCCGGCCGGCATCGGACCGCCCGTCGCCCCCCAGCACGCAGCACTGTCACTACGGCAGGCCGTCGCCCTCCTCCCCGTCAGCAAAGAAGCCGGAAGACCGGTCACCGCCACCGAGGCCGGGTCGGTCCGCCTGCTGCTGAGCCTGGGGAGCCCCGCACTGCTCGCCTCGTTCGCCGACACCACGCTCGCCCCTCTCGACGCCGCCGACCCAAGCGGCGAACTGCTCGAGACCCTGCGCGTGTGGCTGGAGACCAACGGCAGCTGGGCCGAGACGTCCGCCCTGCTCGGCCTGCACCGCCACACCGTCCAAAACCGCATCGCCAAGATCGGGAAGCTGACCGGCCGCCGGATGGACCGCGCCGAGGACCGGGTGGACCTGTGGCTGGCCCTGCGCGCGCGTGAGGCAGCCGGCCAATGA
- a CDS encoding cupin domain-containing protein, with product MPLTPVGARRFEAVLAEGTPAHHAFDTSHPGEELCVVMTGRVSAQVGKEQFVLEPGDALHYDSTIVHRLAALDGHSRYLLIVASPAAAPRRS from the coding sequence GTGCCACTCACCCCGGTCGGGGCACGCCGCTTCGAGGCCGTGCTCGCCGAAGGCACCCCAGCCCACCACGCCTTCGACACATCCCATCCAGGCGAAGAACTGTGCGTGGTGATGACAGGAAGGGTTTCTGCCCAGGTCGGCAAGGAACAATTCGTCCTGGAACCCGGAGACGCCCTGCACTACGACTCCACCATCGTGCACCGCCTGGCCGCCTTGGACGGCCACAGCCGCTACCTGCTCATCGTGGCCAGCCCGGCCGCCGCGCCGCGGCGATCCTAG
- a CDS encoding M20/M25/M40 family metallo-hydrolase has protein sequence MPSLRDTDPAEAFADVSVQREDALAAAGHDAVRLCHDLLRIDTTNPGDGSGPGERAAAEYVAAELDAAGIPATLVEAAPRRSTVLTTISGSDPSLPPLLVHGHLDAVPFDAADWTHHPLAGDLADGCLWGRGAVDMKGTLSMVLAVARHWARTGTRPRRDIVLAFLADEESTGEFGSRFVTASHREWFEGCTEAISESGGFSITAHPESGPQAGRPLRVYPVAVGERGTAWMRLTAKGTAGHGSKHNPDNAVATLAHALSRLASHRWPTTLTPPVAALVDALDRVLGVRIDREHLEEEAARLGQLGELFDCTVRDSANPTVLRAGGKVNVIPAAAYAEVDGRFLPGHREEYLAVVDRLLGPGITREFINCEDAVSAEHEGAAFSAMADALRAEDPDAHPVPFVMSGGTDAKSFARLGIRSYGFAPLMLDPSLHYYGMFHGVDERVPAAGLSFGVRVLDRFLRAY, from the coding sequence ATGCCATCTCTGCGTGATACCGACCCTGCCGAGGCCTTCGCCGACGTGTCCGTCCAACGCGAGGACGCCCTCGCTGCCGCGGGCCACGACGCCGTTCGGCTCTGCCACGACCTGCTGCGCATCGACACCACCAACCCAGGCGACGGCAGCGGACCGGGCGAGCGGGCCGCCGCCGAATACGTTGCCGCCGAGCTGGACGCTGCGGGCATCCCAGCGACACTGGTGGAAGCCGCTCCGCGGCGTTCCACCGTGTTGACCACCATCAGTGGCTCCGACCCCTCGCTGCCCCCGCTGCTCGTCCACGGCCACCTGGACGCCGTACCGTTCGACGCCGCGGACTGGACGCACCACCCTTTGGCGGGCGACCTCGCCGACGGCTGCCTCTGGGGTCGCGGCGCCGTCGACATGAAAGGCACCTTGTCGATGGTGCTGGCCGTGGCCCGGCATTGGGCGCGCACCGGGACGCGGCCACGGCGGGACATCGTGCTGGCGTTCCTGGCGGACGAGGAGTCGACCGGCGAGTTCGGATCCCGCTTCGTGACGGCCTCGCACCGTGAGTGGTTCGAGGGCTGCACTGAGGCGATCAGCGAGTCCGGCGGGTTCTCGATCACCGCCCACCCGGAGAGCGGACCGCAGGCGGGGCGTCCGCTACGCGTCTATCCGGTGGCGGTCGGGGAGCGCGGCACCGCGTGGATGCGGCTGACCGCGAAGGGCACCGCCGGGCACGGCTCCAAGCACAATCCGGACAATGCCGTGGCGACGTTGGCCCACGCCCTGTCACGGCTGGCTTCGCACCGGTGGCCGACCACGCTGACGCCACCCGTTGCAGCCCTCGTCGACGCGCTGGACCGCGTGCTGGGCGTGCGCATCGACCGCGAGCACCTGGAGGAGGAGGCTGCCCGCCTGGGGCAGCTCGGCGAGCTGTTCGACTGCACGGTGCGTGACTCCGCCAACCCGACGGTGCTGCGGGCCGGCGGCAAGGTTAACGTGATCCCGGCCGCGGCCTACGCCGAGGTGGACGGCCGGTTCCTCCCCGGCCATCGCGAGGAGTACCTGGCCGTCGTGGACCGCCTCCTGGGGCCCGGAATCACCCGGGAGTTCATCAACTGCGAGGACGCGGTGTCGGCGGAGCACGAAGGCGCGGCGTTCTCTGCGATGGCAGACGCCCTGCGCGCCGAGGATCCGGACGCGCACCCGGTGCCGTTCGTCATGTCGGGCGGCACCGACGCCAAGTCGTTCGCACGGCTCGGTATCCGTTCGTACGGCTTCGCTCCGCTGATGCTGGATCCGTCGCTGCACTACTACGGCATGTTCCACGGCGTGGACGAGCGGGTGCCGGCCGCGGGGTTGAGCTTCGGAGTTCGCGTGCTGGACCGGTTTTTGCGCGCGTACTGA